Genomic window (Microbacterium oxydans):
CCGCAGCTCGACCACCTCGAACGCCTCCGCCATCAGGAGCGTCCCCGCGCACGCCTCCTCCAGCTCACCACGCAGCGAGCCGAGCCGCTCCCCGCTGCGGCGCAGCGCCCCGCCGTCGACGTGCGAGAAGAGCTCCGGCTCCGACACGACGAGCGCGTGCGCGCGGTCCACGGCGGCGCGCGCCTCGTCGAGCTGGGCCGCCACCCCGCGCACCCGGGCGCCGACGTCGCGCAGCTGCTCGGTGTCGACCGCGATCGCCCCTCCGTGATCGATGCTGAGGCCGTCGGCGGACGCGGCGGCGCTCGCACCGACGACGCGGCTCACTCGCCCGCTCCCGCGTCGAGCTCCCACTGGCGCACCCGCAGCTCGCCGATCTCGGCACCCGCGTCGTCACGCAGCCGCCCGAGCAGCTCATGCAGGGCGCGGAGCCCCTCGGACTCCCAGTCGGTGTCGGCGGCGAGGGGCACAAGGGCGGATCCGGCGTGCTCCAGCGCCGAGAGGGCCGCGCCGATCTCCCCGCTGACCAGCATCCAGATCCAGAGCTCGTGAGAGGCGACGGCGGGGTCGTGTGCGAGGGAGAACATGCCGTCAGCCTCTGCGATGTGCGGGGTCTCACGCGGCCCAGATCACGCGACCGGTGGAGAGTCTCACGGTGCTTCCGCGCGTGCAGAGGCGGTGCCCGTGGCTGTCCGCGCTGGGCAGGAGAGCCGCAGGCGGGCAGAATGTATCTGTGACATCCCCGGATCCCTTCCGCGTGATCTTCGTCTGCACGGGGAACATCTGCCGCTCTCCCATGGCCGAGATCGTGTTCCGCGACCTCGCCGAACGCCAGGGACTCGGCTCGCGCATCGTCTCGCGCAGCGCCGGCACGGGCGACTGGCACCTCGGCGAACGCGCCGATCACCGCACGATCGACTCCCTGGCCCGCCGCGGCTACGACGGCTCGCAGCACCGCGCCCGGCAGTTCACCGCCGCGACCTTCGCCGACAACGACCTCGTGGTCGCCCTCGACCGCACGCACGAGCGCATCCTGCGGGAGTGGGCGCACGACGAAGACGAGGAGGGGAAGGTCACGCTCCTGCTGGCCTTCGACCCGAACGCCTCGACCCACGACGTGCCCGATCCCTACTACGCGGGCACGGACATGTTCGATTCCGTGCTCGGTATGATTGAGGCGGCGACTCGGGGCCTGTTCCGCCAGCTCGAACCCGCTCTGCGTCTCCCCCGCACGCCCCGCATCTGAGGGGCCCGATCAGGAGGACTCCCCTGACTTTCCAGCCCTCGCTCCCGCCGCAGCCCCTGAGCCCTCTCGACGGTCGCTACCGCGGCGCCGTCACCGGACTCGCCGACTTCCTGTCCGAGGCGGGCCTGAACCGGGCTCGCGTCGAGGTCGAGGTGGAGTGGCTGATCGCCCTCACCGACCGCTCGCTGTTCGAGACCTCCCCGCTGTCAGACGCCGACAAGGAGCGTCTGCGCGCGCTGTACCGCGACTTCGGCCAGGCCGAGATCGACTGGCTCGCCGAGAAGGAAGCCGTCACGCAGCACGACGTGAAGGCGATCGAGTACCTGGTGCGCGACCGGCTCTCGACCCTCGGGCTCGACGGCATCGCCGAGCTCACGCACTTCGCCGCCACGAGCGAGGACATCAACTCCGCCTCCTACGCCCTGACCGTGAAGCGCGCGGTCGAGGAGGTCTGGCTCCCGGCCCTCGACACCGTGATCGCGAAGCTGCGCGAGCTGGCGGTCGAGCATGCCGACGCCGCGATGCTGTCCCGCACGCACGGCCAGCCCGCCACGCCCTCGACCATGGGCAAGGAGCTCGCGGTCTTCGCCTGGCGCCTCGAGCGCGTGCGCGGCCAGATCGCCGCCTCCGACTACCTGGCGAAGTTCTCCGGCGCGACCGGCACCTGGTCGGCGCACCTCGCGGCCGACCCCGACGCCGACTGGCCGACCATCGCCCGCGAGTACATCGAGGGCCTGGGGCTCGGCTTCAACATCCTCACCACCCAGATCGAGTCGCACGACTGGCAGGTCGAGCTCTACGACCGCGTCCGTCACGCCGGCGGCATCCTGCACAACCTCGCCACCGACATCTGGACCTACATCTCGCTCGGCTACTTCGCGCAGATCCCTGTCGCCGGGGCCACCGGGTCGTCGACGATGCCGCACAAGATCAATCCGATCCGCTTCGAGAACGCCGAGGCCAACCTCGAGATCTCGGGTGCCCTGCTCGCCTCGCTCGGCCAGACGCTGGTCACCAGCCGCCTGCAGCGCGACCTCACCGACTCCACCACGCAGCGCAACATCGGCGTCGCGTTCGGGCACTCGCTGCTCGCGCTCGACAACCTGTGCCGCGGCCTGAACGCGATCTCGCTGTCGCGCGACGTGCTGCTGGCCGACCTCGACGTGAACTGGGAGGTGCTCGCCGAGGCCATCCAGACGGTCATCCGCGCCGAGGTCGTCGCCGGACGATCCACGATCACGGACCCGTACGCGCTGCTCAAGGAGCTGACGCGCGGTCACCGTGTGGGCGCGGCCGACCTCGCCGAGTTCGTGCAGGGTCTCGAGATCGGCGACGCCGCCAAGCAGCGTCTGCTCGCGCTCACCCCCGCGACCTACACGGGCATCGCGGAGCGCCTCGCCCGCTGACCCGGGTTCCGCCCCCGCTGCACTCCGGCACGATCGCCGAGTGCACGGGGGGCTAGGGCGCGGGCTCCCCGGAGTGCGCCTCCACGGTGTCCTTCGGCATGAAGGCGGCGGCCAGCAGGGTGAGCACGGCGGTCACGGCGACCGCGACGAACACCCAGACCGAGGCGTGGATGATCGTGTCGGGGTCGTCGGGCCCGGCGCCCTGCGCGATGACCGCGTTCGAGATCGCCCCGAACACCGCGACGCCCACGGCGCTCCCCGCCGAGCGCGCGAACGCGTTCATGCCGGTCACGGCGCCCCGCTCGCCCCAGCCCACCGAGGACTGCGCGGCGATGAGGGTCGGCGCGGCGCTCCATCCGAGTCCGAAGCCGAGCACGAACGCGATCAGCGCCATCACGTAGGGGTTCGGCCACGACGACACCGAGGCCAGGACGATCGCGGCGACGCTGGCGATGCTCATGCCGATCAGCGTGGTGCGGCGGAATCCGATGCGCAGGTACAGGCGGCCGACGTTCGCCGCGGCGATGGGCCACCCGAGCGTGAGGGCGGCGACGGCCAGGCCCGAGAGCAGCGGAGCGATCCCGAGCGAGCCCTCGAGGTAGGCGGGGGCGAAGCTGGTGACCCCGATCATGAGCGCGCCCACCCCGAGCGACACGAGCGTGGTGGTGAGGATGAGCGGTCGGGCCGCGAGGCGGAGGTCGACGATCGGCTCCGCGGCACGGCGCTCGACGACGGCGAAGAGCGCGAGCGCCACGAGGCCGACCCCGAAGCACAGCGCGCTCTGGACCGAGACCCAGGCCCAGGCGTTCCCGCCCTCCAGCATCCCGAGGATCAGACCGGTCAGCCCGACCGTGAGGAGCACGGCGCCCGCGTAGTCGATCCGATGCCGGTGCGTCTGCTTCTCCTCCGTGTACTTGCGCAGGAGCATCCACGCGGCGATCAGGCAGAGAGGGATGTTCACCCAGAAGATCCAGCGCCAGGCGTCGAGCTGCGCGAAGACGCCGCCGAGGGCGGGACCGACGACGGAGGAGATCGCCCACACGCTCGCGATGTAGCCCTGCACCTTCGCGCGCTCCGCGACCGTGTAGATGTCGCCGACGATGGTCATCGCCATGGGGGCCACCGCGCCGGCGCCGAGGCCCTGGACGATGCGGAAGGCGATCAGCGCGGGCATGCTCCACGCGAATCCGCAGAGCACCGACCCGAGCAGGAACAGGGCGATGCCGAGGAGGATGATCGGCTTGCGGCCCACGGTGTCGGCGAACCGCGAGTAGATGGGCACGCTCACGGCCTGCGCCAGGAGGTACACCGAGAACAGCCACGGGAACTGCTGGTAGCTGCCGAGGTCGCGGACGATGCTCGGAACCGCGGTGGCCAGGATGGTGGCGTCGATGGCGATGAGTCCGGTGGCGAGCATCAGCGCGCCGAGGATCGGCCCTCGCTTCGACCGGAGTCCGATGGAGGTGCGGTCGACGGAGGCAGTCACCTCAGGGACAAGCGGTTGCGCGTCGCCGATATTCCGGAAGCACCCGGAAGACCGCCGCGGTCGGCCCGCCCGTCGGTCACGAGGAGGAGGTGCGACCGGGCTCCTCGGAGTCGGGGGTCTCGCCCTCGGGCTCCGGGTCGTACAGCACCGGGCGATCGATGGTCTTGGTGACGTCGGCGGGGTCGACGGCGAGGATCAGCATCGCCAGGACCAGCAGCGTGACGATGAACGCCCCGCCTCCGACCACGAGCCCCAGGGCGACCGGGGTGAGCCCGTCGTAGGTGCCGTTCGCGATCGACGCGTTGACCCGCGCGGTGAAGGCACCGGTCGAGACGAGCGTGACGATCATGGCGAAGATGCCGCAGGCCAGGGCGATCCCCAGCAGGTGCAGGGGGCGCAGGATGTCCCGACGGGTGGGTTTCTCGTCGCTCATCGCTGCTCTCCTCCATGCTCCGCCGGTGCGGTGCCGTGATTCGATTCGGGGGCCGCGGTGGCGGCATCCACCCGCTTCGGCGTCAGCCCGGCGATGCCGAGGAACACCGCGACGATCGCGGCATAGCCGCCGAACATCCCGACGCCGAGGATGATGCCGGACAGCACGAAGGTGCCGGCCTTCTCGATCGTGTACTCCTGCAGGAAGCCGGCCGGGATCAGCAGCAGGACGATGCCGAGCAGGATGCCCAGCGCGCCGACCGTGATCGCGTCGCGCGCCAGGGTGTCGCCGGTGCGGCGTGCGCGGATGCCGGCGAGGAGCTCGATGCCTCCGCTGACGATCGCCCACACCGAGACCACGAAGAAGAACAGGTCATCCGAGCGCCAGGCCGGGATGCCGCTCACCATGCCGGCGACGACGCCGAGCGCCGCGAGCAGCACGTAAGACCAGCGCGACCCCGCCGGAAGGACCAGCCAGGCGGCGAGTGCCTGCACGAGGGCGGTCACGAAGACGAAGCCGCTGAAGACGGCGAGGCCGACCGGTGCGGAGTGGTCCGACGAGAACGTGATCATCAGCGCGGCGACCGCGGCGAACAGGGCGCGCAGCAATTGCACGTGGCGCATGGTGAATGCGCGAGCAGGGGCAGACATGACGGTCCAGAGTCCTCCGGGGTGTTCCTCCCAGTCTACGCGGGGGCGCGGAGCGGTATCGCCCGGCGGCGGGCGGAGGAGGGTTTCGTGAAGCCCGGCGGATCTCCCCAGATCGATTGCCGGGCTTCACGACATACGCAGCAAGGGGGCATCACTGCGTCAGGCCGGTCAGTCGCAGGATCGGGCACCCTGCCCGCGACGACGGCCAAGTGACCCCACGTGCCCACCCGGTCCCCTGAGGTTTGCGCATGCGGTCGTAAGCTCACTTTAGGGCGGTTCGCTTCACATACCGGACGGGGGCTGTGATGAGTGACGAATATGACGAGCGCAGGTCCGGGTCCGACACTTTCGCCGGCGCGCTGCGTGACGCGGTGAACGCCAGGGATGTGACCCTGTCCTGGTTGCAGCAGCAGCTCTCCACCCGCGGCAACCGCGTGTCGATGGCGACGCTGAGCTACTGGCGCTCGGGCGCCCGACGCCCTGAGGGCGCCCAGTCGCTCGCGGCGCTGATCGACATCGAGGAGCTCCTCGGGCTCGAGGTCGGCGCGCTGCGACGCCACCTCGGCCCCACCAATCGGACGGGCCCGCTCGGGCCGAACCGGTTCCCGATCGACGAGGAGGAGCTCGAGCGCGCGGTGATGCACGCCTTCCGCTCCCTCGGCGCGACGTACCCGGACACCTCGCGCGAGCTCACGACCCATTCCGTGACGGACGTCGGCCCCGACGGCAACGTCACCCGCAGCATCACCCGCAGCATCGTGCAGTCCACGGTCGGCACGATCACGGCGATCCCGTTCCTCGAGATCACGCCCGGCGTCCGCACGCCCGCGCCCTTCCTGGACGCCGTGTCCGGAGGACGCGCCGCCGCGCACTACTCGCATCCCGACGGCGAGGTGCACGGCATGCTGTTCGAGCTCGACGTGCCGCTGACCGCACCGGACACCGCGATGGTCGAGTGGTCGGTCGCGTACCCGCCGGACTACCCGCCGACGCGCGACACCGGCCACGCGCTGGCGCAGAAGTGCCGCGAGCTGCTGGTGTGGACGCGCTTCCATCCGGATGCCCTCCCCGACTGGTGCGAGGAGGTCGTCGAGACGCCGGACGGGGTGACCGTCACCCCGGTGTCGCTCACCCGCGGCACTTCCGTGCATCAGGTGCGCCGCGCCTTCGGTCCCGGGACGCTGGAGCTGCGCTGGGGCTACGGCCCGCGGGACTCCGCCGATCAGCCGGGCTGATCACCCGTCGCGACCGGACGACCGGGAGAGTTCGACCACTGGCTCCACGAGCCCGGGAACACCTTCGCCTCGATGCCGACCTCGTGCAGGATCAGTGCGGTGTGGGCGGCCGTCACACCCGAACCGCAGTACGCGGCGACGGGCGTGCCAGGGGTGACACCCACGTCGGCGAAGGTCTTGCGCACCGTCTCCGGGTCGAGGATCCGCCCCTCGGGGTCGAGGTGCAGCAGGGTCGGGAGGTTGCGGGCTCCGGGGATGTGGCCGGCCACCGGGTCGAGCGGTTCGGTCTCGCCGCGGTAGCGCTCGGGCGCACGCACGTCGAGCAGCACGCCGGACTCGGGGAACGCGGCGGCCTCGTCGATCGACAGGGCATCGCGACCGATCTCCTCCAGCACGATGTCGCCCGGCTCCGGGCTCACGTCATCCGTCGCGACCTCGAGCCCCGCGGCCTGCCAGCCCCGGATGCCGCCGGCGAGGACGCGCACGTCGACACCGGCCTGGCGCAGCAGCCACCAGGCGCGGGCAGCGGAGATGCCCTTGGAGTCGTC
Coding sequences:
- a CDS encoding low molecular weight protein-tyrosine-phosphatase, which gives rise to MAEIVFRDLAERQGLGSRIVSRSAGTGDWHLGERADHRTIDSLARRGYDGSQHRARQFTAATFADNDLVVALDRTHERILREWAHDEDEEGKVTLLLAFDPNASTHDVPDPYYAGTDMFDSVLGMIEAATRGLFRQLEPALRLPRTPRI
- the purB gene encoding adenylosuccinate lyase, with the protein product MTFQPSLPPQPLSPLDGRYRGAVTGLADFLSEAGLNRARVEVEVEWLIALTDRSLFETSPLSDADKERLRALYRDFGQAEIDWLAEKEAVTQHDVKAIEYLVRDRLSTLGLDGIAELTHFAATSEDINSASYALTVKRAVEEVWLPALDTVIAKLRELAVEHADAAMLSRTHGQPATPSTMGKELAVFAWRLERVRGQIAASDYLAKFSGATGTWSAHLAADPDADWPTIAREYIEGLGLGFNILTTQIESHDWQVELYDRVRHAGGILHNLATDIWTYISLGYFAQIPVAGATGSSTMPHKINPIRFENAEANLEISGALLASLGQTLVTSRLQRDLTDSTTQRNIGVAFGHSLLALDNLCRGLNAISLSRDVLLADLDVNWEVLAEAIQTVIRAEVVAGRSTITDPYALLKELTRGHRVGAADLAEFVQGLEIGDAAKQRLLALTPATYTGIAERLAR
- a CDS encoding MFS transporter, encoding MTASVDRTSIGLRSKRGPILGALMLATGLIAIDATILATAVPSIVRDLGSYQQFPWLFSVYLLAQAVSVPIYSRFADTVGRKPIILLGIALFLLGSVLCGFAWSMPALIAFRIVQGLGAGAVAPMAMTIVGDIYTVAERAKVQGYIASVWAISSVVGPALGGVFAQLDAWRWIFWVNIPLCLIAAWMLLRKYTEEKQTHRHRIDYAGAVLLTVGLTGLILGMLEGGNAWAWVSVQSALCFGVGLVALALFAVVERRAAEPIVDLRLAARPLILTTTLVSLGVGALMIGVTSFAPAYLEGSLGIAPLLSGLAVAALTLGWPIAAANVGRLYLRIGFRRTTLIGMSIASVAAIVLASVSSWPNPYVMALIAFVLGFGLGWSAAPTLIAAQSSVGWGERGAVTGMNAFARSAGSAVGVAVFGAISNAVIAQGAGPDDPDTIIHASVWVFVAVAVTAVLTLLAAAFMPKDTVEAHSGEPAP
- a CDS encoding acyl-CoA synthetase gives rise to the protein MSAPARAFTMRHVQLLRALFAAVAALMITFSSDHSAPVGLAVFSGFVFVTALVQALAAWLVLPAGSRWSYVLLAALGVVAGMVSGIPAWRSDDLFFFVVSVWAIVSGGIELLAGIRARRTGDTLARDAITVGALGILLGIVLLLIPAGFLQEYTIEKAGTFVLSGIILGVGMFGGYAAIVAVFLGIAGLTPKRVDAATAAPESNHGTAPAEHGGEQR
- a CDS encoding sulfurtransferase: MSDFVSAAELNDLLTQGAPVRVLDVRWRLDRPEAGHGDYLTGHIPGAVFVSLDGELSTHGDPSEGRHPLPSTEKLQAAARRWGLRDGDTVVAYDDSKGISAARAWWLLRQAGVDVRVLAGGIRGWQAAGLEVATDDVSPEPGDIVLEEIGRDALSIDEAAAFPESGVLLDVRAPERYRGETEPLDPVAGHIPGARNLPTLLHLDPEGRILDPETVRKTFADVGVTPGTPVAAYCGSGVTAAHTALILHEVGIEAKVFPGSWSQWSNSPGRPVATGDQPG